A region of Cardinium endosymbiont of Sogatella furcifera DNA encodes the following proteins:
- the secE gene encoding preprotein translocase subunit SecE has translation MSKAKIFIQNLIQEVRYKITWPPYHRLQNSAVLVLVASFIFALLIGLMDWSLKKAFVWFYNAF, from the coding sequence ATTTATACAGAATCTGATACAGGAAGTAAGGTATAAGATTACTTGGCCTCCCTACCATAGGTTGCAAAATAGTGCGGTGCTTGTACTTGTAGCCTCCTTTATATTTGCGCTTCTTATTGGGCTCATGGATTGGTCTTTAAAAAAAGCTTTTGTCTGGTTTTATAATGCTTTTTAA
- the nusG gene encoding transcription termination/antitermination protein NusG translates to MNALEWYVLKVVAKQEEKIKANLHAELVKNNLQSVVGELFIPYEKVYEIRAGKKYVKNRHLFPGYIFLQADLSNGLLVQLLKSITGALGFLGVRGWRGTPVPLNQAEVDRIIGKTKNLEPSDLKLHAIFALGEVVEIIDGPFSGFSGKVQEIFEEKKTLNVVVKIFDERSTPVELSYTQVKKTF, encoded by the coding sequence ATGAATGCGTTAGAATGGTATGTGCTTAAAGTAGTTGCTAAGCAAGAAGAAAAAATAAAGGCTAATCTGCACGCAGAGCTTGTAAAAAATAATTTACAGTCTGTTGTTGGTGAGCTATTCATACCTTATGAAAAGGTATATGAAATACGTGCTGGGAAAAAATATGTAAAAAATAGACATTTGTTTCCTGGATATATTTTCTTGCAAGCAGATTTATCCAATGGGCTTCTGGTACAGTTGCTAAAAAGTATAACAGGTGCTTTAGGTTTCTTAGGGGTTAGAGGGTGGCGTGGTACACCTGTTCCATTGAATCAGGCGGAAGTAGACCGTATTATAGGTAAAACCAAGAATCTTGAGCCTAGCGATCTAAAGTTGCATGCTATTTTTGCGCTAGGGGAGGTAGTTGAAATCATAGATGGCCCTTTTTCCGGTTTTTCCGGCAAGGTGCAAGAGATTTTTGAAGAAAAGAAAACGCTCAATGTGGTGGTTAAAATTTTTGATGAGCGGAGTACGCCTGTAGAGTTAAGTTACACGCAGGTTAAAAAGACTTTTTAA
- the rplK gene encoding 50S ribosomal protein L11, which produces MSKPVLGYVRLRVKGGSANPSPPVGPALGSKGINIMEFCKQFNARTKDQQGEIVPVIITVYQDKSFDFIIKTSPAVVSIMKLAGITKGSPESNRRKVATINWEQIKQIAMDKLPDLNTLNVDAAMRMIAGTARSMGVTIQGAAPWVK; this is translated from the coding sequence ATGTCTAAGCCAGTTTTAGGTTATGTAAGGTTACGGGTTAAGGGCGGTTCAGCCAATCCATCTCCACCAGTAGGTCCAGCATTGGGTAGTAAGGGTATCAATATCATGGAGTTCTGTAAGCAGTTTAATGCTAGAACAAAGGATCAACAAGGAGAAATTGTACCGGTCATCATTACCGTTTATCAAGATAAGTCTTTTGACTTCATTATTAAAACATCCCCTGCTGTTGTTTCTATTATGAAACTTGCGGGCATCACAAAAGGTTCCCCTGAATCCAATAGGCGTAAGGTGGCCACGATTAACTGGGAGCAGATTAAGCAAATTGCAATGGATAAACTTCCAGATTTAAATACCTTAAATGTAGATGCCGCCATGCGCATGATCGCTGGAACAGCAAGAAGTATGGGTGTTACGATACAAGGTGCTGCCCCTTGGGTTAAATAA
- the rplA gene encoding 50S ribosomal protein L1: protein MAIQKRDKRTVASKEAYNLNEAVQLVQKNTFTKFDASMDVAVRLGVDPKKSDQMVRGTVLLPHGTGKSCRILVLCTADKEQEAKQAGADYVGLDDYIEKIAAGWTDVDVIITMPTVMIKLGKLGKILGPRGLMPNPKVGTVTMDVAKMVQEVKSGKVSFKVDKYGIVHSSVGRVSFSQEKIVENVMELLRAIVKLKPASSKGLYVNSISLSSTMSRGVFVDRSIAVGL, encoded by the coding sequence ATGGCCATTCAAAAAAGAGATAAACGTACGGTTGCTTCCAAAGAAGCCTATAATTTAAACGAGGCTGTTCAGCTGGTGCAAAAAAATACTTTTACAAAGTTTGATGCCTCCATGGATGTTGCCGTTCGTTTGGGTGTGGATCCTAAAAAATCTGATCAAATGGTCAGAGGAACGGTATTGCTGCCACATGGAACGGGTAAATCTTGCAGAATTTTAGTGCTCTGTACAGCTGATAAAGAGCAGGAAGCCAAACAGGCTGGCGCTGACTATGTAGGGTTAGATGACTATATAGAAAAGATAGCCGCGGGGTGGACGGATGTAGATGTGATTATTACTATGCCAACCGTTATGATTAAACTGGGCAAGTTGGGTAAAATATTAGGCCCGCGTGGTCTAATGCCTAATCCTAAAGTTGGTACCGTAACCATGGATGTGGCTAAGATGGTCCAAGAGGTTAAGAGCGGAAAGGTCAGCTTTAAGGTGGATAAGTATGGCATTGTACATAGTAGTGTAGGTCGTGTATCTTTCTCCCAAGAAAAGATCGTCGAGAATGTGATGGAGCTGTTACGAGCAATTGTTAAGTTAAAGCCTGCTTCCTCAAAAGGGCTTTATGTAAATAGTATTAGCCTTTCTAGCACGATGAGTAGAGGCGTTTTCGTAGATAGGAGCATTGCCGTTGGGCTTTAG
- the rplJ gene encoding 50S ribosomal protein L10, whose translation MKREEKLQVIEGLVEKFSTFDCFYVINAMGLTVEQVNKFRKNCADQNIVYQVAKNTLIQKALERSEKCAAYAGTFSSVLKGFSGILFSRDSGRAPGKMLKAFLEAEKLSFPVLKGAAIHGDLFIGATHLDALSNLKSKEEILGDIMALLKAPILNVVAAIQSGERRLMGVVETLSKASA comes from the coding sequence ATGAAACGAGAAGAAAAATTACAGGTTATTGAAGGTCTAGTGGAAAAATTTTCCACTTTTGACTGTTTTTATGTGATAAACGCTATGGGTCTCACCGTGGAGCAGGTAAACAAGTTTAGAAAAAATTGTGCGGACCAAAATATAGTTTATCAAGTAGCTAAGAATACATTGATCCAGAAGGCGCTGGAACGATCTGAAAAATGTGCCGCCTATGCGGGCACTTTTTCAAGTGTACTGAAAGGGTTTTCTGGTATTTTGTTTAGCCGTGACAGTGGGCGTGCTCCCGGAAAAATGTTAAAAGCTTTTTTGGAAGCTGAAAAATTAAGTTTTCCGGTGTTGAAAGGTGCGGCTATTCATGGTGATCTATTTATTGGCGCGACACACTTAGATGCATTGAGTAACCTAAAATCCAAAGAGGAGATTTTGGGCGATATCATGGCGCTTTTGAAAGCACCTATCTTAAATGTTGTGGCAGCGATTCAATCTGGAGAAAGACGTTTAATGGGCGTAGTAGAAACTTTATCGAAAGCATCCGCTTAA
- the rplL gene encoding 50S ribosomal protein L7/L12 produces MAELKVLAEQLIKLTIKEANELSDILKNDYGIEPAAAAPMMMAAGPAATVEAAPAKTTFDVVVKSGGAAKLAVVKLVKEITGLTLKEAKEFVDGVPGTMKENLPKEEAETIKRKLEEAGAEVELK; encoded by the coding sequence ATGGCCGAGTTAAAAGTTTTAGCCGAACAACTTATTAAGTTAACGATTAAAGAGGCAAACGAGCTATCTGATATTTTGAAAAATGACTATGGTATTGAGCCTGCTGCTGCCGCTCCTATGATGATGGCAGCAGGTCCTGCTGCTACAGTTGAAGCAGCACCAGCAAAAACAACCTTTGATGTGGTTGTAAAATCAGGAGGTGCTGCTAAGCTAGCAGTGGTTAAATTGGTAAAAGAAATCACAGGGTTGACTCTGAAAGAAGCGAAGGAGTTTGTGGATGGTGTGCCAGGTACGATGAAGGAAAACCTTCCTAAGGAAGAAGCAGAGACGATAAAAAGAAAGTTAGAAGAGGCTGGTGCAGAGGTTGAGTTAAAGTAA